One Thermodesulfovibrionia bacterium genomic window, AGGGGTTACCAGTAGTCAGTGTGGGTACGATCTTTCAGTCGAATCCCAATATCTTTTTTGCTAAGACGGAGAGCGGCATAACTTCACCAAAGGATTGGGTTGGTAAAACGGTTGCAGTTTTTAAGGGGTATGACCAAGAATATGTTTTTAGGGCGTTGTTGAAACGCCAGGGTATTGATCCTAAGTCAGTGAAAGAGTATCCGGCACAGATCGACATGAATCCCTTTTTTGAGGACAAAGTTGAAGTATGGTCGGGATATGTAATCAACCAACCCAACACTGCTGAGGAAAAAGGTTTCAAGATAAATAGGATATACCCTGATAAATATGGTGTACACATTAGTGGTGATGGAATCTGCACATCAGAAGAATTTATACAAAATCAGCCTGAAATAGTAGGTGCTGTAACACGTGCAGTTCTGACAGGCTGGAAGGAAGCATTATCTAATCGAAAAGAGGCGGTTGATATTATGCTTAAGGTCAATCCTAAACTCGATCGTGTTCATGAGGAGAAGATGATAAATTCTGTGGCTGAACTTTCATTGACAGACGATATCAACGGTAAAATAGGTTGGATGAAAGAACAACAGTGGCAGGAGATGATAGATTTATGGAAAGAATTTGGAGGGATAAAGAATGATATGAAGGCGGCAAGCTGCTATACCATGAAATTTTTAGAAGAGTTTTATGGCCAGGAGCCGAAGGGAGAATAGGCATTGAAAGCCAATAACGCCAAGATGTTGCGTCGACTAATTGCACTCGCCATAATTGTGTTAATTGTATTGGCATGGGAAGGCACGGTGCGTTTATTTGAGGTGAAGCAATACCTTTTACCTGCGCCTTCAGATGTATTTATGGAGTTGTGGGAGTTTAAGGCAAGTCTTGTTGTTGACACGCTCTACACAGCATGGGAATCATTCTTAGGTTTTGGTATAGCTTTGTTTTTTGCTTTTTGGTTTGCCTTGTTCTTTGCAAACTCAAGGCTATTTTATGAGTCTACAATGCCTTTACTGATAAGTTTAAAGGCTGTACCTATTATTGCTATGGCGCCCCTTCTAATACTCTGGCTTGGAAATGGTGTTCTTAGTAAGTCGGTCATGTCCGCATTGATCTGTTTTTTCCCAATTGTAGTTAATTTGACAAAGGGGCTTAACACAGTTCCGGAGGAACACCTAAAGCTCATGAAGAGTTTATCGGCATCGAGGTTGCAGATTTTCATAAAAATTCGTCTGCCTAATTCCATGCCATATCTCTTTTCGGCACTTAAAGTCGCGAGTACTTTAAGCGTTGTTGGCGCTATAGTGGCAGAATTCAGCGGGGCAAATAAAGGCATTGGATATGTAATATTGGTTGCGGCGCTCAGAATTGAGACACCCATGCTTTTTTGCGGAATATTTCTTGCTTCAGCCCTCGGTGTGCTTTTTTATTATGCGATAGAGACAATAGAGAGCAGGGTAGTTTTTTGGGAAAAGACGGAATAATTGTGGAAATTTCTGAGCCTGGACAATAAAGTCGGGAAGGAAGAGTTGACAGCTGAATATGAGCAGGTCAATGCCACACAATACGAGTTATTAGTGTGCACGCTATCCAGGTTTTAAAATTGTATCGCTTCGTGAAAAAGCATAAATATGGCTACTATTTTACTGAAGATTGAAGAATGGTAAAGAGCCGGGTCTTTTTTTTGAAAAGCTCTTATAACTTAAAATATTA contains:
- a CDS encoding ABC transporter substrate-binding protein translates to MIKKEKKLGVKVIGTFLGITFVLLTFLFISGCDLSKQSGKNEAPKKKVSLRLRWIPQSQFAGIYWAQEKGLFAKEGLDVTIVPGGPGINIMQLIGSGAEDMGICASAQVIEARDKGLPVVSVGTIFQSNPNIFFAKTESGITSPKDWVGKTVAVFKGYDQEYVFRALLKRQGIDPKSVKEYPAQIDMNPFFEDKVEVWSGYVINQPNTAEEKGFKINRIYPDKYGVHISGDGICTSEEFIQNQPEIVGAVTRAVLTGWKEALSNRKEAVDIMLKVNPKLDRVHEEKMINSVAELSLTDDINGKIGWMKEQQWQEMIDLWKEFGGIKNDMKAASCYTMKFLEEFYGQEPKGE
- a CDS encoding ABC transporter permease is translated as MKANNAKMLRRLIALAIIVLIVLAWEGTVRLFEVKQYLLPAPSDVFMELWEFKASLVVDTLYTAWESFLGFGIALFFAFWFALFFANSRLFYESTMPLLISLKAVPIIAMAPLLILWLGNGVLSKSVMSALICFFPIVVNLTKGLNTVPEEHLKLMKSLSASRLQIFIKIRLPNSMPYLFSALKVASTLSVVGAIVAEFSGANKGIGYVILVAALRIETPMLFCGIFLASALGVLFYYAIETIESRVVFWEKTE